The proteins below come from a single Ictalurus punctatus breed USDA103 chromosome 24, Coco_2.0, whole genome shotgun sequence genomic window:
- the si:ch211-191i18.2 gene encoding uncharacterized protein si:ch211-191i18.2 isoform X2: MNTDCRKSNMLRLLHHCLIVVCLAGSLMLLPLCCGGLKTLEYEYDSTPVPDYDYNATFDYSFFSNSSNEALEYFIREKESEDENGGLDRSQTDRAVPTPANKIVLECPHRYY; encoded by the exons ATGAATACAGACTGCAGGAAGAGCAACATGCTCAGGTTACTTCATCACTGCTTGATTGTCGTGTGCTTGGCTGGGTCCTTGATGCTCCTGCCACTCTGCTGTG GTGGACTTAAAACCTTAGAGTATGAATATGATTCTACTCCTGTACCAGATTACGACTACAATGCCACATTTGACTACAGTTTCTTCA GCAACAGCAGCAATGAAGCCCTGGAGTACTTTATCAGGGAGAAGGAATCTGAAGATGAAAATGGGGGATTGGATAGAAGCCAAACAGATCGAGCGGTGCCCACTCCGGCAAACAAG attgtgTTGGAGTGTCCGCACAGATACTACTGA
- the si:ch211-191i18.2 gene encoding uncharacterized protein si:ch211-191i18.2 isoform X1, producing MNTDCRKSNMLRLLHHCLIVVCLAGSLMLLPLCCGGLKTLEYEYDSTPVPDYDYNATFDYSFFSNSSNEALEYFIREKESEDENGGLDRSQTDRAVPTPANKAFRTVYPSSLLILILASHQLLRLL from the exons ATGAATACAGACTGCAGGAAGAGCAACATGCTCAGGTTACTTCATCACTGCTTGATTGTCGTGTGCTTGGCTGGGTCCTTGATGCTCCTGCCACTCTGCTGTG GTGGACTTAAAACCTTAGAGTATGAATATGATTCTACTCCTGTACCAGATTACGACTACAATGCCACATTTGACTACAGTTTCTTCA GCAACAGCAGCAATGAAGCCCTGGAGTACTTTATCAGGGAGAAGGAATCTGAAGATGAAAATGGGGGATTGGATAGAAGCCAAACAGATCGAGCGGTGCCCACTCCGGCAAACAAG GCCTTTAGGACAGTATATCCAAGCTCACTGCTCATACTGATCCTGGCTTCTCATCAGCTGCTCAGACTCCTATAG